In Mangrovivirga cuniculi, the following proteins share a genomic window:
- the nth gene encoding endonuclease III — protein MTRKEKAREILSILNNIYPEPPVPLDHKDPYTLLIAVLLSAQCTDERVNKVTPELFELADNPFKMAEKDVEEIKAIIRPCGLSPRKSKAISDLSKILVEKYSGEVPADMKKLEELPGVGHKTASVVMSQAFDEPAFPVDTHIHRLAWRWGLSTGKSVEKTEEDLKKLFPKETWNKVHLQIIFYAREYSPARGYKFEKDIISQQYGRKSFIKDYVDKK, from the coding sequence ATGACGAGGAAAGAGAAAGCTAGAGAAATTTTAAGCATATTAAATAATATTTACCCGGAACCACCAGTTCCACTTGATCATAAAGACCCCTATACACTTTTGATAGCGGTATTATTATCTGCACAATGTACCGATGAAAGAGTAAACAAGGTTACTCCTGAGCTTTTTGAATTAGCAGATAATCCATTTAAAATGGCTGAAAAAGATGTTGAAGAAATCAAAGCTATTATCAGGCCGTGTGGTTTATCTCCAAGAAAATCCAAAGCTATCAGTGATTTAAGTAAGATACTTGTAGAAAAATATAGTGGCGAGGTCCCTGCCGACATGAAAAAACTTGAGGAATTACCTGGCGTTGGTCATAAAACTGCTTCGGTGGTGATGTCTCAGGCATTCGATGAGCCGGCATTTCCTGTTGATACACACATACACAGACTTGCCTGGAGATGGGGTCTCTCTACTGGAAAATCAGTAGAAAAAACGGAGGAAGACTTAAAAAAACTATTCCCGAAAGAAACCTGGAACAAGGTTCATTTGCAAATAATCTTCTATGCCAGGGAATATTCACCTGCACGAGGATACAAGTTCGAAAAAGATATTATATCTCAGCAATATGGTCGAAAATCATTTATCAAAGATTATGTTGACAAAAAGTGA
- a CDS encoding LytR/AlgR family response regulator transcription factor, giving the protein MNYLIIEDEEIAAEKLKTQIKKLDNDAEFSGYCQSVSETIDFLNNDHDHVDLVFMDIQLTDGISFEIFKNTHLDYPVIFITAYDEYALEAFKVNSVHYLLKPVSDTDLRQAVEKFKSLNNLHSFQSLLSLETKLLNKDKFKDRFISQIGSKFYIIKTEEISGFYADGKTVYCIKNNDNTKYIIEYSLDHLESELLDPNKFFRINRKMIIHIDKISEIRNYVNSRLLLMLPELKLPFEAIVSRERVSSFKSWLNQ; this is encoded by the coding sequence ATGAATTACTTAATAATAGAGGATGAAGAGATAGCAGCAGAAAAGCTCAAAACTCAAATAAAGAAACTTGATAATGATGCGGAATTTTCTGGTTATTGTCAAAGTGTTTCCGAAACTATCGATTTTTTAAATAATGATCACGATCATGTAGATCTTGTTTTCATGGATATTCAGCTGACAGACGGAATATCTTTTGAAATTTTTAAAAATACCCACCTGGATTATCCCGTTATCTTTATTACTGCATATGATGAATATGCACTTGAAGCATTCAAAGTAAATAGCGTACATTATTTATTAAAACCAGTTTCTGATACAGATCTTCGCCAAGCAGTTGAAAAGTTCAAGTCATTAAACAATCTCCATAGCTTTCAAAGTTTATTATCTTTGGAAACTAAATTATTAAATAAGGATAAATTTAAAGATCGATTCATCAGCCAAATCGGATCGAAGTTTTATATTATTAAAACTGAAGAAATATCAGGTTTTTATGCCGATGGAAAGACTGTTTATTGCATAAAAAACAACGATAATACTAAATATATAATTGAATATTCGCTGGATCACCTTGAAAGCGAACTACTGGACCCAAATAAATTTTTCAGGATTAACCGGAAAATGATTATACATATTGATAAAATTTCCGAAATTAGAAATTATGTTAATAGCAGACTCCTTCTTATGTTACCAGAGTTAAAATTGCCTTTTGAAGCAATCGTTAGCAGGGAGAGAGTCTCAAGTTTTAAATCCTGGTTAAATCAATAA
- a CDS encoding sensor histidine kinase: MISFFRLIHISLVVLLITTKSLASDNTLILTADSPDIIHLTGVWTLESPGNADKKVFIKDGPVNKSKNSYGTYHKNIFVEGDSALDLSIYLPLVRTSFILKINNVRVAEQGKVSQNRKMYNPGMKVRPYDIRLNPGNNTISITYANFAHAKSGLITPPVIGTHDDILWHIRKSDIILTAIYGSIILLGVFFILFFISWKKDHEILYFGLYAIMWALRCITTASKHISFLYNHFEWETLIRLDYFGFYSSILFGFLFFNKLFKKYSKPNFSKIVIAGTSLMILSTIITPVRVFTEATVFVHFILSPVIIYVIYLSYQSYINNDDISKIGLAAAISAMAIFGLEWLLFFQTFSIPDFSIDLGYLLIFLLNASTLSRRFAKRFNQLETLQRETTIQNKKIEDQHNKIQESHNTILIQRNELEKKHEEISAINRSLEEKVFERTKDLERANNELDTFLYRASHDLRRPLTSIQGLCSIALGNLSSEELHQLLKMMRETAGTMDNMLKKLISISEIYHYNDQKDIVNLNNLRVEIFSEFKAKLCSSGVNLDFDYDTEDIHINKRLIFLILFHLVDNSIQYRKKDINNSESKVEIKIKQECKQVVISVYDNGMGIEKSQLENVCKMFYKATDRSTGNGLGLYLCKAAVNKLGGEISILSREHSYTEVIFNIPAEPINTNYHLN, from the coding sequence ATGATTTCATTTTTTAGGTTGATACATATCTCCCTGGTTGTACTTTTAATTACAACAAAATCACTTGCCTCTGATAATACCTTAATATTAACAGCTGATTCCCCTGATATAATTCACCTAACAGGCGTTTGGACATTAGAATCACCTGGAAATGCTGATAAAAAGGTTTTTATAAAAGATGGACCTGTAAATAAATCTAAAAATTCATATGGCACTTACCATAAAAACATATTTGTTGAGGGTGATTCGGCATTAGATCTTTCTATTTACCTACCTCTGGTCAGAACCTCTTTTATTTTAAAGATCAATAATGTACGCGTAGCCGAACAAGGGAAGGTATCTCAAAATAGAAAAATGTATAATCCGGGAATGAAAGTGAGACCTTATGATATCAGATTAAACCCCGGTAACAATACCATATCAATTACTTATGCAAATTTTGCCCACGCAAAGTCAGGCCTAATCACTCCACCTGTTATAGGAACCCACGACGATATATTATGGCATATCAGAAAAAGTGATATAATTCTTACTGCGATTTATGGAAGTATCATTCTGCTGGGAGTTTTCTTTATTTTATTTTTTATTTCCTGGAAAAAAGATCATGAGATATTATATTTTGGCTTATATGCTATTATGTGGGCCCTACGTTGTATAACAACTGCATCTAAACATATCAGTTTTTTATATAACCATTTTGAATGGGAAACTCTGATCCGTCTGGATTATTTTGGATTTTACAGTAGCATACTATTTGGATTTCTGTTTTTTAATAAACTATTTAAAAAATATTCTAAACCTAATTTTTCAAAAATAGTTATTGCAGGTACTTCATTAATGATTTTAAGTACTATTATCACTCCTGTCAGAGTTTTTACAGAAGCTACTGTTTTTGTCCATTTCATTCTTTCACCAGTAATAATTTACGTTATTTACCTGTCATATCAGTCATATATAAATAATGACGACATCTCTAAAATAGGACTTGCAGCAGCAATATCCGCAATGGCTATTTTTGGATTGGAATGGTTATTATTTTTTCAAACTTTCTCTATTCCGGATTTTAGCATAGATCTGGGATACCTTTTAATTTTTCTTTTAAATGCAAGTACGTTATCAAGAAGATTTGCTAAAAGATTCAACCAGCTAGAAACCCTACAGCGGGAGACCACTATTCAGAATAAAAAAATTGAAGATCAGCATAATAAGATACAGGAGTCTCATAATACAATTTTAATTCAAAGAAACGAACTAGAAAAAAAGCACGAAGAAATTTCGGCTATTAACAGAAGCCTTGAAGAAAAAGTTTTTGAAAGAACAAAGGATCTGGAAAGAGCCAACAATGAATTGGACACATTTCTTTACAGGGCATCACATGACCTGAGGAGACCTCTGACATCCATCCAGGGTTTATGCAGTATAGCACTTGGAAATTTAAGTTCAGAAGAGCTGCATCAGCTACTTAAAATGATGAGAGAGACTGCAGGGACAATGGATAATATGCTAAAAAAGCTGATTAGCATTAGTGAAATCTATCACTATAATGATCAAAAAGATATAGTCAACCTGAATAATCTCAGAGTAGAAATTTTTTCGGAATTCAAAGCAAAGCTTTGCAGCTCAGGTGTAAATTTAGATTTTGATTATGATACTGAAGATATCCATATAAATAAACGATTAATATTTCTCATATTATTTCACCTGGTCGACAACAGTATTCAGTATCGTAAAAAGGACATAAATAACTCAGAAAGTAAAGTTGAAATTAAAATTAAGCAAGAGTGTAAGCAAGTCGTGATTTCAGTTTATGATAATGGAATGGGGATTGAAAAATCACAGCTGGAAAATGTTTGTAAAATGTTTTACAAAGCAACAGACCGATCTACAGGTAACGGATTGGGATTATATCTGTGTAAGGCTGCTGTAAATAAGCTTGGTGGTGAGATATCCATCTTAAGCAGAGAACATTCATATACTGAGGTCATTTTCAATATTCCTGCAGAACCAATCAATACTAATTACCATTTAAATTAA
- a CDS encoding sensor histidine kinase, producing the protein MLFNNKYRWGIIALISIYSFLNIKFTVGEEIFDFKSPSLFLFIILTMQVIFVWEGNRYLLKIFNNNRSNTVKQLVLNFLISLPLVVVISLIATYLSTLILEISGTRFWNNLKLDLAFVFRVNLFLHTVNAIVIYAQKASKMKEEKNKLEKEMLEVQFDALRNQLNPHFLFNNLNALSSLISISPSRAESFVRKLSLIFRYLLQHNSKELVTIKEEVDFIKNYLDLYKYRYGDALNYEININEDINDQLIVPSVTQLICENIFKYNSFTRQNPIEIKITVDKDNNYINIWNTRNPKVISQSESNGLGFKNIITRYKSFSNKKIESLNNDSSFSVMLPIIPTNSGNELLNNRG; encoded by the coding sequence ATGTTATTTAACAATAAATATCGGTGGGGTATCATAGCATTGATATCTATCTATTCTTTCTTAAATATTAAATTCACTGTTGGAGAAGAAATTTTTGATTTTAAATCTCCTTCTCTGTTTTTGTTTATCATTTTAACAATGCAGGTAATTTTTGTCTGGGAAGGGAATAGATACTTATTAAAGATATTCAATAACAACCGGTCAAATACTGTAAAACAACTGGTTTTAAATTTCTTAATTTCCCTTCCATTAGTTGTTGTTATATCGTTGATTGCCACTTATTTAAGCACACTAATTTTAGAGATTTCCGGCACGCGATTTTGGAATAATCTCAAGTTAGATTTAGCCTTCGTATTCAGAGTTAACCTTTTTCTACACACTGTTAATGCAATTGTAATTTATGCTCAGAAAGCTTCGAAAATGAAAGAAGAAAAAAACAAGCTGGAAAAAGAAATGCTTGAAGTGCAATTTGATGCTCTTCGTAATCAATTAAACCCTCATTTTCTATTTAATAATCTTAATGCATTAAGCAGCCTGATATCTATATCACCTAGCCGTGCAGAATCGTTTGTTAGAAAACTATCTTTAATATTTAGATACCTCCTGCAACACAATAGTAAAGAGCTTGTAACGATAAAAGAAGAAGTTGATTTTATAAAAAACTATCTTGATCTATATAAATACAGGTATGGTGATGCCCTGAATTATGAAATTAATATTAATGAAGATATTAATGATCAATTAATAGTTCCTTCAGTAACACAATTAATTTGTGAGAATATTTTCAAGTATAATAGCTTTACCCGGCAAAATCCTATCGAAATTAAAATCACAGTAGATAAAGATAATAATTACATTAATATCTGGAATACGAGAAACCCAAAAGTGATTTCCCAATCAGAAAGTAACGGACTGGGATTCAAGAACATAATTACTCGTTATAAATCTTTTTCAAATAAAAAAATTGAAAGCTTAAACAATGATTCATCTTTTTCTGTTATGTTACCAATAATCCCAACAAACAGCGGCAATGAATTACTTAATAATAGAGGATGA
- a CDS encoding fasciclin domain-containing protein, whose product MKLNSKNYEDLKITKTHKMTLALLSVFLFTLGACDDDDDDINFLPPTTEDRNIAEVAADEGFTSLIAAAEEAGLAGALTDESSELTVFAPTNDAFAAFLSANGWADVTEIPDAALESVLQYHILAGTKTSGELMASEETLQGSSIFLNTTALTVNGNTSIDAVDVDASNGVIHVIDMVLTPPTENIVDIAVADENFSTLVSLLQRVDLVDAVRDGEFTVFAPTNAAFENAGITAEVAAELSDAEVADILTYHVLSGYAFSSDLVNGDINMLNGEPLTVDADNGTLQGANNENPVDIASTDILGTNGVIHVIDGVVLPPKTIVDQAVYNGFDSLVVAVETAGLAEDLSGGELTVFAPTNEAFRNLLSALSYSQISDIPSDLLTAVLTYHVVDGAVSSDMLSSGFVPTLNGQAISVDANNLILNDNSNIIAVDVMADNGIVHAIDAVLVPETKTIAEIATDAGLNRLVEALTEAGLAETFTMEGDYTVFAPSNAAFDALYNALGVSGPADIDDATLEAVLTYHVLGSRVYSSDLSDGIEPETLQGGTFTVNIGSNVTITDNDPDNADATVTATDIQATNGVVHTIDEIILPVDI is encoded by the coding sequence TTGAAATTAAATAGCAAAAACTATGAAGACCTTAAAATCACTAAAACTCACAAAATGACCCTGGCATTGCTCAGTGTCTTTTTATTCACGCTTGGAGCGTGCGATGATGACGATGATGACATTAATTTTCTTCCGCCTACTACCGAAGATAGAAACATTGCTGAAGTAGCTGCGGATGAAGGATTTACATCACTTATAGCAGCTGCTGAAGAAGCAGGGCTTGCGGGTGCTTTAACCGATGAAAGCAGCGAATTAACTGTATTTGCTCCTACCAATGATGCTTTTGCCGCTTTTTTAAGTGCTAATGGCTGGGCGGATGTTACAGAAATTCCTGATGCAGCATTAGAATCAGTACTGCAGTATCATATTTTAGCAGGCACTAAAACATCTGGAGAATTAATGGCTTCTGAAGAAACTCTTCAGGGAAGTTCAATCTTCTTAAATACAACTGCCCTTACTGTTAATGGTAATACTAGTATAGATGCAGTTGATGTAGATGCTTCTAATGGAGTAATTCATGTTATCGACATGGTATTAACTCCACCAACTGAAAATATAGTAGATATAGCAGTTGCAGATGAAAACTTTTCAACATTAGTTTCATTATTACAAAGAGTTGATCTCGTCGATGCAGTAAGAGATGGAGAATTTACTGTATTTGCACCAACTAATGCTGCATTTGAAAATGCTGGTATTACTGCGGAGGTTGCAGCAGAACTTTCAGATGCTGAAGTAGCAGATATCTTAACTTATCACGTATTAAGTGGTTACGCATTTAGCTCAGACCTTGTTAATGGAGATATAAACATGTTAAATGGTGAACCATTAACTGTTGATGCTGATAATGGAACATTACAAGGAGCAAACAATGAAAACCCTGTAGATATAGCTTCAACAGATATTCTTGGTACTAATGGAGTGATCCACGTAATTGATGGTGTTGTACTACCACCAAAAACAATTGTTGACCAGGCTGTTTACAATGGCTTTGACAGCCTTGTAGTTGCAGTAGAAACTGCAGGATTAGCTGAAGATTTAAGTGGTGGAGAACTTACAGTTTTCGCACCTACTAATGAGGCTTTTAGAAACCTTTTAAGTGCACTAAGTTATTCTCAAATTTCTGACATTCCATCTGATCTTCTTACCGCGGTATTAACTTACCACGTAGTAGACGGAGCAGTATCTTCTGATATGTTAAGCAGCGGATTTGTACCAACTTTAAATGGTCAGGCAATTAGTGTTGATGCTAATAATCTGATTTTAAATGATAACAGTAATATTATAGCAGTAGATGTTATGGCGGATAACGGAATAGTTCACGCAATTGATGCAGTACTAGTTCCTGAGACTAAAACTATCGCTGAAATAGCTACAGATGCTGGACTTAACAGACTTGTTGAAGCTCTTACTGAAGCTGGTTTAGCAGAAACTTTCACAATGGAAGGTGATTATACTGTATTCGCACCATCAAATGCTGCATTTGATGCTCTATATAATGCTTTAGGAGTATCTGGACCTGCAGACATCGATGATGCTACACTGGAAGCTGTTTTAACTTACCATGTCCTTGGTAGCCGAGTATATAGTTCTGACCTATCAGACGGAATTGAACCAGAAACTCTTCAAGGTGGTACTTTTACAGTAAATATCGGATCAAATGTAACCATTACAGATAATGATCCTGATAACGCAGACGCAACAGTAACTGCAACTGATATACAAGCTACAAACGGCGTAGTTCATACAATAGATGAAATTATACTTCCAGTAGATATTTAA
- a CDS encoding 3'-5' exonuclease, with product MRKYAIVDVETTGGSSIDNKITEIAIYLSDGARIIDSFHSLVDPGVPIPDYITSITGIDNETILGPQLFRYFRRSYFNIK from the coding sequence ATGAGGAAATATGCCATAGTGGATGTTGAAACAACTGGTGGATCTTCGATAGATAACAAAATAACTGAAATAGCTATTTATCTGAGTGATGGAGCCCGGATTATCGATTCGTTTCATTCTCTTGTTGATCCGGGAGTTCCTATTCCAGATTATATTACCTCTATTACTGGTATTGATAATGAAACTATCCTGGGGCCCCAGCTTTTCAGATATTTCAGACGAAGTTATTTCAATATTAAATGA
- a CDS encoding exonuclease domain-containing protein, with protein sequence MKLSWGPSFSDISDEVISILNDSIFVAHNVNFDYHFVRQELKTSGYQWDSKKLCTVRYARKIFPGLKSYGLGKLSAHLGYTNKARHRAYGDASVTAEILHLMISRDNLGVMEKLISHGSVHGYIPPNLDENEFRNLPELPGVYYFHDGKGKTLYIGKAKNIKKRVKSHFSTRSGKPELSFLNQIHHLAYDLCGNELISLIHENEMIKKHWPPFNRAQKFNSRVFSLVSYKDGSSYLRHGVAPGRKPNLLMTFNSLMESRNYLFAIAKEYSLCPKLLGLQKVKSKCSWVDAGECNGACIGEEPYDEYNKRVEEWHSSINSNNSDFLIVGEGRDKTEVGFVVVRKNLFKGYGFAPTEVSIIDQWEEYIHPGIHDADVQRILNQFINHNSSEYDFLPI encoded by the coding sequence ATGAAACTATCCTGGGGCCCCAGCTTTTCAGATATTTCAGACGAAGTTATTTCAATATTAAATGATAGCATATTTGTCGCTCACAATGTTAACTTTGATTACCATTTTGTACGTCAGGAATTAAAAACATCAGGTTATCAATGGGATTCCAAAAAACTGTGCACGGTTAGATATGCCAGAAAGATTTTTCCCGGATTAAAGTCTTACGGTCTTGGTAAGTTAAGTGCACATCTTGGATATACTAATAAAGCAAGGCACCGTGCCTACGGAGATGCATCTGTTACTGCTGAAATTTTGCACTTGATGATTTCCAGAGATAATCTGGGAGTAATGGAAAAATTGATTAGTCATGGCAGTGTTCATGGTTATATTCCACCTAATCTCGATGAAAATGAATTCAGGAACTTGCCTGAATTGCCCGGTGTTTATTATTTCCACGATGGTAAAGGGAAAACTTTATATATTGGTAAAGCTAAGAATATAAAAAAGAGAGTTAAATCTCACTTTTCAACAAGATCCGGAAAACCTGAGCTTTCCTTTTTGAATCAAATCCATCACCTTGCTTATGATCTTTGTGGTAATGAGCTTATTTCTTTGATCCATGAAAATGAGATGATCAAAAAACATTGGCCACCTTTTAACCGGGCACAAAAATTTAATTCCAGGGTATTTAGTTTAGTAAGTTATAAAGATGGTAGCTCTTATCTCAGGCATGGTGTAGCACCAGGTAGAAAACCAAACCTGCTTATGACCTTTAATTCTTTGATGGAGTCAAGAAATTACCTGTTCGCCATCGCTAAAGAATATTCTTTATGCCCAAAATTACTTGGCTTGCAAAAAGTCAAGAGTAAATGTTCATGGGTAGATGCAGGAGAATGTAACGGCGCCTGTATAGGGGAAGAACCATATGATGAATATAACAAAAGGGTAGAAGAGTGGCATTCTTCAATCAATTCAAATAATAGTGACTTTTTAATTGTCGGAGAAGGAAGAGATAAGACGGAAGTAGGATTTGTAGTTGTTCGTAAAAACCTCTTCAAAGGATATGGTTTCGCACCCACTGAGGTAAGTATAATAGACCAATGGGAAGAATATATTCATCCGGGAATTCATGACGCAGACGTACAGAGAATATTAAATCAATTTATCAATCACAATTCGAGTGAGTATGATTTTCTTCCGATTTAG